Genomic window (Argopecten irradians isolate NY chromosome 2, Ai_NY, whole genome shotgun sequence):
TTTATAAGTTTAtcgtcctattaaaagccatggtcatttaagaacgTGCCATGTATGTTGGAAGAGGAAAGcaggagtacccggagaaaataCATCGAcaaacggtcagtacctggcaactgcccaacttgggattcgaactcacgacacagaggtggatggcttgtggtaacatgtcgagacatcttaaacACTTGGATACCTCGGCCCCATAGACCATGCTGGTACAAGTTTTTGAAATACTACCTGTAATTCAGAATACATCCATTGGTGTAGATTACTTTAAGATGAAAAGCGTTTTACTTATTGATATAATTCACACGCTCGCGTTCAGCCATACAATAAGATTTTACATatcataattgaaaaaaaaatccgaattTGAGAATGTATGAAGAGTTTTgtagaaaaagaaaacaaattagtCAATTGTGATAATTAAGTTGTTACTTATCACTTTATTAAAGGGACAAATCAGTGAGACTAATTCGTTACAccaccacgaagcaaaatatgacataaatatattgttctacattccttatgaaacatatgacaagaaatagtgacaaattttaaaacattgttaagtattttgattaataccattgaaattccaaatcgttgatcaatacgattaagcatgtataacatgtacgctgtacccttcCCCGAGTCAAAGTcgcgcacgttaaacaaatgcaatgcataaccactgaggagttgatgaaattatttttagacaagaacatgtatctaataatattaacacaactgtaagagcgatttgagtagttcttgacaaaaaattctttactacacaggcaagggtcagggttcggcatacaaggctatgtgtaatggcgattgaacatctcacatacatttgactacagtgggcttttctgacatatcacagtaaaaccaactaatctaattccCATTAGAACTGGCTAgcttccgaaatatgtgcaagttttaatgtactcttagactgaattgtccctttaaggatgattattatttgtttgttgtttaatggtgtgtaaactgtatttgtatttatatcttAAATGACGCACATTAGCAAATAACTTAAGGTGAAATATTTGTGCCGGTTTAAACATGTGTACACGTTTATATCTGGTTTGCTGACCcaaattaacaaaatgaaaaacaatggAAGATAAATCACTCAAAATGTGTCATCTTCAATAAGAACACATACTACATTTTTAGCACAAAGGACAGGTGTGAAGATGTCAACCATTgtgtaacatttatttaattccAAACGTGACAAGctcttcacaaaactttaaCAGCTGACAAAGACAGCTTGTATGCATATGCTAATATGGTTCAATGCATATTTATTGACCGCCTCTTACAAGCAACTTCATCcattatttaaatattcttCCTAATATACAGAATCTATGGATATTATGAAGGTATATAGCGAATAATATCCGGATAtgttaaaatatgttatcatgtatttattatttttgcatattattaataaaaattaaagaaatttaCCTGGAATCAAATCATACTAATGATACATTACTGCCGACAAATGTAGCATCGTATCAATATCTTCGACTTTTCAGGGTTACATAGTACAAAGTGTGTTCAAAAGATATTTGCGTCTGAAAATATTGGTCTGGCCCCGTTTGCACAAAAACTTCTTAAATTGGGATTTATCTCAACTTTATATTTGACCTCAATGTTTATCTCAATATTGGCAGACTCCGAAAATGTCATCTTAACTTTGCGAACTTCACTGAAATAATCTGAAATCTGAGATGGCAAGTCCCGTCACGATTCGTCGACATTATCGTTGATCTTTTTGTCTAGTAGAGTCACATTTATAAAACAGTGATTCGACACGGAGTGACGGTACACTCTTTTACATTATTGTGAGGCAAATACACCGTATTAACAGTCTGGATGTTGTGCAATgggttgtggtgtgtgaatgtctgcatgctttgggaggctgcggtatagcggacatcattttattttacagtgTTATCCCACTGACACAAGTCGCCGAAGACAACAGACAAACACACCTACCAACCCAGGAGATGTTAGTTAGATAAAAGccaagaagaaaagaaaatacaaaatccTAAACTAAGGGATAAATGGGATTTAAGTAATAGTGGGACAGAGAAAAACATCACagcatatatgtataaaatgagTTGCAATATTCATGTGCATGTATGGAATCCTCTGATTCAATCTGAGTTGCTAACGCGATTTGCATATCTTGTCTTTAACATATTTATGTTCTGGAATAAGCACTATGATTTAAACCTGGTAAATGCACCAAGGGACATTTACACGTATACGTAAAAGTTATTGTGGTATTGCCTAGGACGTATATTATCCCGACagaatataaatacaattttgtatttcaattggTCACCATTGTCCTTGACATTCATTTgacttttataattaatatgcGGCTGTCAAATCCATGGACATCGGTTGTAGCCCTTTcacattttacttatatatccTGCCTACCTGTCTCTGTGGATACAATACTTACTTTCATGGAAAATCATGTGTGCGTGTTGTTCCAAGAATTAAGACAAGTCAGTTTACAATAAGATTGTCATTTTCTGTTTTAACAAAAGGCTTGTGGACATGATATAAACGGGATCAGAATGTGGACGGTATATGAattctgttttatatttatgacattttgGATGATAACTTTATGCGTAccaatgaaagaaaatgaaccGGAGATGGAGTTTTCATTGAAAAATCCTAATTCGGCGAAAACTAATTTCTCAATCACACATTCTAGAATTGTTGAAGATGCACAAGCTAATATGATGCCATACCAATGGAGACACATCTGCCGAATCAAGccagtttatacatgtatggatTCATCGATGGTTGACCGTGTTTTTGCTATGATAAGAAATGAATCCCCGATATGCCTCCTATGTGATGTCAGGCCGGGGTATGATTGGGATTTTCATGAGTTACGAAGGTTTCTGCACAACCAACGTGATAGTAAGAGCTACGCCATCAAGGTCCGGTGTAGTAAAGGAGGGAACGTAACACTGCAATGGCCACTTCGGGCAAAAGGACTGAACTATATATCCGTCAGCAAATGCCTGCTTGTGAACTATACTGCAGATTACTTTGACAACTCCATCAACAATTTCCCTGATACTTTAGTATACTACAGCATCACAGATTGTGTGATGTATATCGATGTGATAGATTTCATGAACGTCACAAATAACGTTAATAAAATGTCAAAGGCAGCGAGATGTGGGCCTGAAAAACACCTGGTGTCGTCTATCAATAGGAATGTTTCATACCAGTTCAAGACCATCCCAGAGAGTCTGATCGAGGAGGTCAGTGCCAATATATCGGGCCATACAGCTCGAAATTATCAGAGAGGAGTGTCAGTGTCTCCAATCACATGTAATTACACAAATCTACTACAAATAGACCAAAGTGAAGCGAAACATCTTGGGCCAAAACATGACAGCGTCTTACTTCAGAACTCTGACTACCCCGTGCTACGGTTGTTAAATCTTTCTAGTACAATGCTGACAGACTTACCGGAACACTTGGACGATTGGCGGTTATATCTTCCCAGACTTAAACTTTTAGACTTAACGcataattttataaaagaattcaaatcaGTAATGGATTATGGGATCGGCAGTGAGGATCCGAGTGTTGGTATTATCGATTTGAGATACAATGCGATTACAACAATAACTTTAAATGAACTCAAAATCTTGCAAAATCACAAATTTGTAAAAGTTGACATACGAAACAATCCTTTTGTTTGTGATTGTGCTATGGCAGAATTTGTACATTATTTTCAGCAATCAACATCCCTCGCAAAATTCGGTGTTTCGGGTcagtacaaatatttgttatctTTAAAATGCGAGAGCCCACAGTCGTTGAAAGGAAGAATCATCGCGGATTTAGATCAAAGAGACCTCGGCTGTGCCACATCTCACCCAACTGATAATAAGATGTATCTGATTGTTGTACTGGCTGTAACAACGGGTATTCTTGTGATCTACGTATTGCTAACAATGCCTCAACAACTGAAACTGATACTGTCATTAGTGAAGAAAATCAAAAACCTTGGTTTCAAACCCCAATCTCATCATGAACAAGTGAGGGAGGCGCACATGATAGCTTTAGAAACTTCGTTAACCTCCAAGTGATTAAACATTTAGTATAGCTCAGAGATTGACCTGTCGCCTGGAAATCAAAACTGTTCATATTATCTACGACAACAAGGGCTTATTACAGATGCATTATATGCAAGAGTGATCAAGAACTTACCAATGTATTGGCGACATTACTTATGGTATCAATATTAAACATCAATATGCTTCGTATAATTCTGCATGTCTTTTGTGTCCGTATTTACCgagtatatatatgcatgtatttcTCATGTTTACCGATATGCCTTGCTATGTTTCTCATTTAAGACATATATAACATCTGAAATATAGGCCCATTTCACATTAGCTTTatgaatatacattttttattttgatatgtacCTTCATGTGAAACGAACACCAACttgatacattttgtaatacagctattaatatttaataaaaataacaatggaTGGAAGTAACAGACGCAGGCGTCATACTTTTTATCATTCCCTGACGTCAAgtcattgtaaatatttttggtaTAAATTGGAATTGAACTCAGTATAACTACGGTATAAATAGTTCCAGGTGACATTACGCTAGTGACGATAGCtaacaatatataattatctaaacAAAGCACGTGCTAACAAGCGGACAATACAACTGAATTTGGAAATTGTACAGTTTGTTCATTTGATTAACGTCATATTGACGGCCAGGACACTTAATTTCAGGACAGCCcccaatgtgttgtggtgtgaaggtgtgtatgttttgagagTATGTGGCATAATCATGTTGTGTCTGTATTGtgttaagcattgatgtcaatattttttaatatcatcGGGGTATGagataaattttatttacaaaccgTGAGAATCCGATGATTCCCACAAACgttttataacaaaatttatttcataacctgataaacttaaaaaatagtgacatcaatgcttataactAATTTTCCATACTACTTGATAAGATAAAACTGCATTTACACCTATGATTCCATTGATTGTACAAGGAatatttttttccgaatcaatacgcaaagTCTATATTTCTATAGTGACGttacgataacgtcgggttttcgcgccattctttTTCGCGAAAAAAATCGGTCAATCAGGAGGCCAGTTTTAGTAAACAAAAAATTGATTGTTAGATAATAggggaactcttgtccttttgatagtgctatctcaccAAAGtttgccgccgaagacaccgacCATGCTCACAGCATTAGTACAGTGCAGTATTCGTGATGGCAAGGATAGTTATTCTGCAACTACAATCTTGTCTATTTGGCCCCAAAATGATTCTGAACAAGTGTAtcgtttgttttttgttttttatgatatttaatgtGTTCTAAGAATCGTCACAGATTTCAACTACTGACTGCAATTCACAGTAGTCAACTGTATTGTTATTCTAAACTGTAACTCTATTCATTTTATTATGTAGCAATGCAATACATACATTATTGTTAATTAAGAATTCAAGAATTTGGAATGAAGAATATATTCCAtagaatttattttgattttactttgaatttattttggccttttacttcgaattattaatatactagctttagaCCTTGTTTATCTCATGATGAAGTCAAGACTATTTATTTGGTTTCATTTAATACTCTGAAAGCTTATCTTCTAATTGTTATATGTACCGTACCAAAACTTTCTCTGTCTTATATAATACGATAATGTTAcaaataaatttacatataatgtacaCAGATATACACAGTTTAAAATCTCTCTATTTCTTCCTtgaatgaaaattttgaaaacaacgGATCTTCCTTCTAAAAGCAAGCCTGACAATGGATGTATCACACTGACATCTGTATGTATTATTACCTTCCGTTAAGGAAATCAGCCTAATCTTATGTTGGGAAATCCCTGTCTGTAAAACATGTGTATGACAGGCTGATAAACAGTAATGCATCATGTTGTAAATAGATTTGTATAACTAAACAGGTAAGGTAGGCTACATTTCAAACAATCCGAACAGACCGTACTGACGCGATGACAGCCGTATATAAATAACAACTTCACGGTCAGTATATAATAACCCAATGTAGTTTACATTACACGTATTCATGTCCATAGTGGCGTTTATACACAAAACAACTTCTACAGTGTATGATACAAATAACTTGTTTTGTTGTAACAATGTCCTAAAACCATACATTGCAACATAGTTTGATAAAGTTCAACAAGACTAATCTTTATCCGTTTGAAAACTAACTGATGTGAATGACAGGTCAATGAAATACGATCAATATTTTCTGACAACTTTATAAACCGTATCACATGAATTGTCTGATTAACACTGAAAACACCGATGTGACCGACCAAGCACACCAGCAaatcacattatactaacaacaggCTAACCAGTAGTCCCACTCCTATAATattgagtgctaagcaggaacaTAAACTACcgcttttatagactatggtgcgtttcggccaggggacagaacccacagaggcgagcgctcaactcCATTCCAAACATGAGGCggtgttattttttaaaaatctagATTAAGCTATAAAACCTTGAAGTGCTGGATACGACATTGAAATATTCACACAATTATATATACGCCAGAACATTATAGCAGTACCTGTTTCATTTCAAACTATATTTGTACTTATACACTAAACATTGCAAATACCGCATAATTTTAATGAAGTCATCATAAAGAAAcacatatttcatttcaataaaagaAATCTGATTCCGTTATCTCACAACTTTGAATTATATGGAAATACTACGATCTAAGTTCTGGCTTTAAATGTTGATTTCTGATTTGAATATTATTTACCCAGGAACCCTCACAAGAATGGATGGCATAACTAGTGGACAATGTAACTGGATTAAGAAATTTTACAGTTTGATCATTtgattaacgtcatattaacggCCAGGACATTTAATGTTAGGACGACCCCCAATTGTGTGTATTTTTGGGAGGATGTGGCATATTATGTtgtgtattttttaatttaatcgggttgtgaaataatttttgtttgcaaactgtgagaATCCGCTGATTCTCAAAAACGTTTGctaataaaatttatttcataattcgaaaaaaatgaaaaatagtgacatcattgcctataattaattttccagactacGTGATAAGGTAAAAATGCATTTA
Coding sequences:
- the LOC138317014 gene encoding toll-like receptor 1, translating into MWTVYEFCFIFMTFWMITLCVPMKENEPEMEFSLKNPNSAKTNFSITHSRIVEDAQANMMPYQWRHICRIKPVYTCMDSSMVDRVFAMIRNESPICLLCDVRPGYDWDFHELRRFLHNQRDSKSYAIKVRCSKGGNVTLQWPLRAKGLNYISVSKCLLVNYTADYFDNSINNFPDTLVYYSITDCVMYIDVIDFMNVTNNVNKMSKAARCGPEKHLVSSINRNVSYQFKTIPESLIEEVSANISGHTARNYQRGVSVSPITCNYTNLLQIDQSEAKHLGPKHDSVLLQNSDYPVLRLLNLSSTMLTDLPEHLDDWRLYLPRLKLLDLTHNFIKEFKSVMDYGIGSEDPSVGIIDLRYNAITTITLNELKILQNHKFVKVDIRNNPFVCDCAMAEFVHYFQQSTSLAKFGVSGQYKYLLSLKCESPQSLKGRIIADLDQRDLGCATSHPTDNKMYLIVVLAVTTGILVIYVLLTMPQQLKLILSLVKKIKNLGFKPQSHHEQVREAHMIALETSLTSK